In Proteus vulgaris, one DNA window encodes the following:
- a CDS encoding antirestriction protein has translation MSNTTESAITMKLVPDEQRLDFLFNHFGAVKGWATFEIVTFTTMGQFCEAYNGGYWEYCTLSNGGAFIYPDISEEALTLFNMHNGNEAQVSCEAAGIVVCLILYSIWSFQTKSELMCDRFYQLRDYALQHSESAAIFHLID, from the coding sequence ATGAGTAACACAACTGAATCTGCTATCACAATGAAATTAGTCCCTGATGAACAACGCCTTGATTTTTTGTTCAACCATTTTGGTGCAGTCAAAGGCTGGGCTACTTTTGAGATAGTGACCTTCACTACGATGGGGCAGTTTTGTGAGGCCTATAACGGCGGCTATTGGGAATATTGCACCCTCTCCAATGGTGGGGCGTTTATTTATCCGGATATATCAGAAGAGGCACTGACCTTATTCAACATGCATAACGGCAATGAAGCGCAGGTCAGTTGTGAAGCCGCAGGTATTGTCGTGTGCCTGATTTTATACAGCATCTGGTCATTTCAAACCAAAAGTGAATTGATGTGTGACCGCTTTTATCAACTGCGTGACTATGCCCTACAACATTCTGAATCCGCTGCCATTTTCCATTTAATTGATTAA
- a CDS encoding GTPase family protein: MNEYPELGRVISAFPASFKNLFFNQLNHLINYSPTIGLMGKTGAGKSSLINALFQSVLSPVSNVSGCTRQAQRFSMSMNNHTLAFIDLPGVGESIERDKEYHPLYRNLLPELDLIIWVLKADDRAWSSDEQCYRFFTEQCGYQPNRFLFVLNQADKIEPCRQWNELSHQPSPEQAASLELKQQAVITAFKPHHPVMTVSAVENYQLTELAEQLIQALPAKASSGVTRQLNSTYRTHSVENSARNDFGQCVSDIVDTIIDIIPLPTLIKHTISTVKNSIVSVAKSLWSLFF, encoded by the coding sequence ATGAACGAATATCCTGAATTAGGAAGGGTTATTTCTGCCTTTCCTGCTTCATTTAAAAATCTGTTTTTCAACCAACTCAATCACCTTATCAACTACTCTCCTACCATCGGCCTGATGGGTAAAACAGGGGCTGGAAAATCCAGCTTAATCAACGCCCTATTCCAATCTGTCCTATCGCCCGTCAGTAATGTCTCTGGCTGTACACGGCAAGCTCAGCGCTTCAGTATGTCGATGAACAACCATACGCTCGCCTTTATAGATTTACCCGGCGTGGGGGAAAGTATCGAACGAGATAAAGAGTACCACCCACTATATCGTAATCTATTACCAGAACTGGATTTAATCATTTGGGTATTGAAAGCGGATGATCGTGCATGGTCTTCCGATGAACAGTGCTATCGCTTTTTCACTGAGCAATGTGGTTATCAACCAAACCGCTTTCTTTTTGTGTTGAACCAAGCCGACAAAATAGAACCCTGCCGCCAGTGGAATGAACTGAGCCACCAGCCATCCCCTGAGCAAGCGGCTAGCTTAGAATTGAAGCAACAAGCCGTGATAACCGCATTTAAGCCGCATCATCCTGTGATGACAGTTTCTGCGGTCGAAAACTATCAACTCACTGAATTAGCAGAGCAATTAATACAGGCGTTACCGGCTAAAGCCAGTAGCGGTGTCACTAGGCAACTGAACAGCACTTACCGGACTCATTCCGTGGAAAATTCAGCACGTAACGATTTTGGGCAATGTGTCAGTGATATCGTCGATACCATAATCGATATTATTCCATTACCCACATTGATAAAACATACGATCAGCACTGTCAAAAACAGCATCGTCTCCGTCGCTAAATCCCTGTGGAGCCTGTTCTTTTAA
- a CDS encoding inovirus Gp2 family protein: protein MSRNTYNEHYIQKINHTIRKSLLTYNRVTAIRVDLRFPSSDILHLSDSNAITRFFESLKAKINADLKRKNKIWKRNHSCPLFYVWVREFGEIKNKKHYHVLLLLNKDVYWNLGDFIKTKGTLYALVQQAWCSAIGVNHPDKRYLVHIPENAVTWLDNNETHNESTIFKLNQRCRYLAKEHTKYYGDGERSFGCSR from the coding sequence ATGTCTAGAAACACCTACAACGAGCATTACATTCAAAAGATAAACCACACCATCCGTAAATCACTCTTAACCTATAATCGAGTTACTGCTATTCGAGTGGACTTGCGCTTTCCTTCATCGGATATACTTCACTTAAGTGACTCCAATGCCATCACCCGATTTTTTGAATCGTTAAAAGCAAAAATAAATGCTGACCTAAAACGTAAAAATAAAATATGGAAGCGTAACCATTCATGCCCTTTGTTTTATGTATGGGTCAGAGAGTTTGGTGAGATAAAAAACAAAAAACACTACCATGTACTTTTGCTATTAAATAAAGATGTTTATTGGAACCTAGGTGATTTTATTAAAACCAAAGGGACGCTCTATGCATTAGTACAACAAGCATGGTGTAGTGCTATTGGTGTAAACCATCCTGATAAGCGTTATTTAGTTCATATCCCGGAGAACGCCGTTACTTGGCTAGATAATAATGAAACCCACAATGAAAGTACGATATTCAAATTAAACCAGCGTTGTCGTTACTTAGCCAAAGAGCATACAAAATATTATGGTGATGGCGAGCGTTCTTTTGGGTGCAGCCGTTAA
- a CDS encoding helix-turn-helix transcriptional regulator, with the protein MSTQAIPLLDDQFVDMKFITRLTGLTDKWFYKLIQDGEFPKPIKLGRSSRWLKSEVENWLQARIAESRV; encoded by the coding sequence ATGAGCACTCAAGCGATTCCCTTATTAGATGACCAATTCGTTGATATGAAATTTATAACCCGCTTAACCGGACTAACAGATAAATGGTTTTATAAATTGATCCAAGATGGGGAGTTTCCAAAGCCGATAAAACTGGGGCGTAGTTCTCGTTGGTTAAAGAGCGAAGTTGAAAATTGGTTACAAGCACGTATTGCCGAATCCAGAGTCTAA
- the arsC gene encoding glutaredoxin-dependent arsenate reductase → MNEITIYHNPNCGTSRNTLAMIRNSGVEPTIIYYLETPPTKDVLVQLIADMKITVSELLRKNVEPYEQLNLENNLYSDEQLIDFMLQYPILINRPIVVTPLGVKLCRPSEVVLDILPNQQQSEFIKEDGQIVIGSTRCKNANEEAS, encoded by the coding sequence ATGAATGAGATCACTATCTACCATAACCCCAATTGTGGCACTTCGCGTAATACCCTTGCCATGATCCGCAATAGTGGTGTTGAGCCAACGATTATTTATTACCTAGAAACACCTCCGACTAAGGATGTGCTAGTGCAACTTATCGCCGATATGAAAATCACAGTCAGCGAATTACTCCGCAAAAATGTTGAGCCCTATGAGCAATTAAATTTAGAAAATAACCTTTATTCCGATGAGCAATTGATCGATTTTATGTTGCAGTACCCAATACTGATCAATAGGCCGATTGTTGTCACGCCGCTAGGCGTAAAGTTGTGTCGGCCATCAGAGGTCGTATTAGATATATTGCCTAATCAGCAACAAAGTGAATTTATCAAGGAAGATGGTCAAATAGTGATTGGTAGTACACGATGTAAAAATGCAAATGAAGAGGCCAGTTAA
- a CDS encoding arsenic transporter, whose translation MFIAALIFILTITFVIWQPKGLGIGWSATVGAVLALIFGVISFQDIPIVWNIVWNATATFVAVIIISLLLDESGFFEWAALHVAKWGGGKGKLLFSYIVLLGATVAALFANDGAALILTPIVIAMLLALGFNKGTTLAFVMAAGFIADTASLPLIVSNLVNIVSADFFNIGFTEYASIMVPVDIAAIIATLVMLHWFFRKDIPKQYDVTKLSEPTLAIKDMTTFRAGWLVLVLLLIGFFVLEPLGIPVSAIAAIGALTLWVIAARGHTINTQKVLRGAPWQIVIFSLGMYLVVYGLRNAGLTDYLSETLNYLANKGLWVATLGTGFITAFLSSIMNNMPTVLIGALSIEGSEATELIQQAMVYANVIGADLGPKITPIGSLATLLWLHVLSQKNMTITWGYYFKTGIIMTIPVLIVTLVALVLRLSLLN comes from the coding sequence ATGTTTATTGCCGCATTGATTTTTATTTTAACGATCACCTTTGTTATTTGGCAACCCAAAGGACTGGGTATTGGCTGGAGTGCCACAGTAGGGGCTGTATTGGCACTGATCTTTGGTGTGATCAGTTTTCAAGATATTCCGATTGTTTGGAACATTGTTTGGAATGCCACGGCGACATTTGTTGCCGTAATTATCATTAGCCTACTTTTAGATGAAAGTGGTTTCTTTGAATGGGCTGCATTACATGTTGCCAAATGGGGTGGGGGTAAAGGAAAACTGTTATTCAGTTATATCGTGTTACTTGGTGCAACGGTTGCGGCCTTGTTTGCCAATGATGGCGCAGCATTGATATTAACGCCGATTGTGATTGCGATGTTATTGGCACTTGGTTTCAACAAAGGCACGACATTAGCATTTGTCATGGCAGCGGGTTTTATTGCAGATACAGCGAGCTTACCGCTGATTGTTTCGAACCTCGTGAATATCGTTTCTGCGGACTTCTTTAATATTGGATTTACTGAATATGCATCGATTATGGTGCCTGTGGATATCGCTGCAATTATTGCAACACTCGTGATGCTGCATTGGTTTTTCCGCAAAGATATTCCTAAACAATATGATGTTACCAAACTGAGTGAACCGACTTTAGCCATTAAGGATATGACAACGTTTAGAGCAGGTTGGCTGGTATTGGTGTTGTTGCTCATCGGTTTTTTTGTCTTAGAACCATTAGGTATTCCTGTTAGCGCTATTGCAGCAATTGGCGCTTTAACTCTTTGGGTGATAGCAGCCAGAGGCCATACGATTAATACCCAAAAAGTGTTACGTGGTGCACCGTGGCAAATCGTCATTTTCTCTTTAGGTATGTACTTGGTGGTTTATGGTTTAAGAAATGCAGGGTTAACCGATTATCTTTCTGAAACGCTCAATTACCTTGCCAATAAAGGGTTATGGGTAGCAACTCTGGGTACTGGGTTTATTACCGCATTTTTATCATCAATTATGAACAATATGCCAACGGTATTAATTGGTGCTTTATCCATTGAAGGAAGTGAAGCGACAGAGTTAATTCAGCAAGCGATGGTGTATGCCAATGTGATTGGTGCCGATTTAGGTCCAAAAATCACACCAATAGGTAGCTTGGCGACATTGTTGTGGCTGCATGTTTTATCGCAAAAAAACATGACCATTACATGGGGATATTATTTCAAAACCGGGATTATCATGACTATCCCTGTGCTCATTGTCACACTCGTTGCTTTAGTACTTCGACTTTCACTGTTAAATTAA
- the arsA gene encoding arsenical pump-driving ATPase translates to MKFLDNTPNYLFFTGKGGVGKTSISCATAIKLAEDGKKVLLVSTDPASNVGQVFSQSIGNQIKPITLVPNLFAIEIDPQAAAEEYRNKIINPIKESLPEAVIQSITEQLSGACTTEIAAFDEFTGLLTNTEITEQFDHIIFDTAPTGHTIRLLQLPSAWSDFISDNPDGASCLGPMSGLDKQREQYSMAVKALSDKSLTRLVLVARPQFAALREVSRTYSELSSLGIKNQQLIVNGVFPETAVTENDKLSHALYSREQAALESMPEALRSLPVDILYLQKINMVGVDALKQLLSNDMPQIPTITPTKQPISLPTLSELVGEISQQQHGLIMLMGKGGVGKTTIAASIAVKLAEKGLDVHLTTSDPAAHIESTLDGVLPNLQVSRIDPIAETERYRHYVLETKGKGLDEEGRALLEEDLRSPCTEEIAVFQAFSRIIRDAGKRFVVMDTAPTGHTLLLLDATGAYHKEIAKKMGEKGHYLTPMMQLQDPERTKVIITTLAETTPVLEAENLQNDLIRADIHPWAWVINNSLSITETTSPLLLSRAEQEVAQIKKVTSTLAKRVAIVPLLETEPVGISALSQLAE, encoded by the coding sequence ATGAAATTTTTAGATAACACACCTAATTATTTATTTTTTACTGGAAAAGGTGGTGTGGGTAAAACCTCAATTTCCTGTGCGACAGCAATCAAGCTGGCAGAGGATGGAAAAAAAGTCCTGCTAGTGAGTACAGATCCTGCATCTAACGTCGGACAGGTATTTTCTCAATCAATAGGAAATCAGATTAAGCCAATAACATTGGTTCCAAATCTATTTGCAATTGAAATAGACCCTCAAGCCGCAGCCGAAGAATATCGAAACAAAATTATTAATCCAATCAAAGAAAGTTTACCTGAAGCGGTAATTCAAAGTATTACGGAACAACTATCAGGTGCCTGTACAACAGAGATTGCAGCTTTCGATGAATTTACTGGGTTGTTAACCAATACCGAAATTACAGAGCAATTTGACCATATCATTTTTGATACCGCACCAACGGGGCATACCATCCGTTTATTACAACTCCCGAGTGCGTGGAGTGATTTTATTAGTGACAATCCTGATGGTGCGTCATGTCTAGGGCCAATGTCTGGCCTTGATAAACAACGTGAGCAGTACAGCATGGCGGTGAAAGCGTTGAGTGATAAATCACTAACAAGGCTAGTCTTGGTTGCACGACCTCAGTTTGCCGCATTGAGGGAAGTCTCAAGAACCTATAGCGAGTTGTCATCTCTGGGTATCAAAAATCAGCAATTGATTGTCAATGGTGTTTTCCCTGAAACGGCGGTGACTGAAAATGATAAGTTATCCCATGCGCTCTACTCTCGTGAACAAGCGGCATTAGAGTCTATGCCTGAAGCACTACGCTCGTTACCTGTCGATATTCTTTATTTACAAAAGATCAATATGGTGGGTGTCGATGCACTGAAGCAGTTGTTATCTAATGACATGCCACAAATTCCAACTATTACCCCGACAAAACAACCTATTTCTTTACCTACCTTGTCAGAACTGGTTGGCGAAATATCTCAGCAACAGCATGGGCTAATTATGTTAATGGGCAAAGGTGGTGTAGGGAAAACAACGATTGCGGCATCAATCGCAGTTAAATTGGCAGAAAAAGGGCTTGATGTACATCTGACCACATCTGATCCAGCCGCGCATATTGAATCAACCCTCGATGGTGTTTTACCCAACCTTCAAGTTAGCCGAATTGATCCTATCGCTGAAACTGAGCGTTATCGTCATTATGTCTTAGAAACAAAAGGGAAAGGTTTAGATGAAGAGGGGCGTGCATTACTTGAGGAAGATTTACGCTCTCCATGCACAGAAGAAATTGCGGTATTTCAGGCTTTTTCTCGCATCATTAGAGATGCGGGTAAACGTTTTGTCGTCATGGATACTGCGCCGACTGGGCATACATTATTACTTCTGGATGCAACAGGGGCATACCATAAAGAAATTGCTAAAAAAATGGGCGAGAAAGGTCATTATTTAACGCCGATGATGCAATTACAAGATCCTGAACGCACCAAAGTTATTATTACGACACTCGCTGAAACTACGCCTGTGCTTGAGGCGGAGAACTTGCAAAATGATTTAATACGGGCAGATATACATCCGTGGGCGTGGGTAATCAATAACAGTCTATCTATCACAGAAACAACATCACCATTGTTACTTTCAAGAGCTGAACAGGAAGTCGCTCAGATTAAAAAAGTGACATCAACATTGGCAAAACGTGTTGCTATTGTTCCTTTGCTTGAAACAGAGCCTGTGGGGATATCTGCATTAAGTCAGCTTGCAGAGTAA
- the arsD gene encoding arsenite efflux transporter metallochaperone ArsD: MKKLEVFDPALCCSTGVCGTEVDQALVDFATDVDWLKKQGASIRRFNLAQEPMEFVNNTKAKIFLETAGAESLPLLILDGEIVLTGRYPKRHELARWFGIRLNIEKAEIVKSCCGNDKTCC; this comes from the coding sequence ATGAAAAAACTAGAAGTCTTTGACCCAGCGTTATGTTGTAGCACTGGTGTTTGTGGAACCGAAGTCGATCAAGCATTGGTAGACTTCGCAACAGATGTGGATTGGTTAAAAAAACAAGGGGCAAGTATAAGGCGTTTTAATTTAGCGCAAGAGCCTATGGAGTTCGTTAACAATACAAAAGCAAAAATATTTTTGGAAACCGCAGGTGCCGAGTCACTTCCACTATTGATTCTGGATGGTGAGATTGTGCTGACTGGTCGATACCCAAAACGACATGAGTTAGCCAGATGGTTTGGTATTCGCCTGAATATTGAAAAAGCCGAAATAGTTAAATCGTGTTGCGGTAATGACAAAACGTGTTGTTAA
- a CDS encoding metalloregulator ArsR/SmtB family transcription factor: MEPLQLFKILGDQTRLDIVLLLKASGELCVCDIYTALNLSQPKTSRHLAMLRESGLLLDSKQGKWVHYRLSPALLPWVKSIIDVTYVTEKNRVADLLKSLETKESASSCSA; the protein is encoded by the coding sequence ATGGAACCATTACAGCTGTTTAAAATTTTAGGTGATCAAACAAGGCTCGATATCGTGTTGCTTTTGAAAGCATCTGGTGAGCTATGTGTCTGTGATATCTATACGGCCTTGAATTTATCGCAACCAAAGACTTCTCGACACCTAGCAATGCTAAGAGAATCAGGTCTTTTGCTCGATTCAAAACAGGGTAAATGGGTTCATTATCGATTATCTCCGGCATTACTACCGTGGGTGAAAAGTATCATTGATGTCACCTATGTCACAGAGAAAAATAGAGTTGCAGATTTGCTTAAGAGTCTAGAGACAAAAGAGTCTGCGAGTAGTTGTTCCGCATAA